The Aphidius gifuensis isolate YNYX2018 linkage group LG2, ASM1490517v1, whole genome shotgun sequence DNA window tgatttgtaaaaaaattaattattgtaattttcattcaaatggtgataatgatttttatcaattctttTAGTTGCTGTATAATCAATACCATGAAGCCtttcaaaatcaacaacaacaactggaTATACACATTCAGCTTCACGTTgtgatatttttgttattttaggTGTTAAAAATGATACAGCTGGTTAGAACAATACAATTTCTAGTTTAATAAAACCATATTTGTATCCCAAAACTGTCTTaaaaaatcgtaaaaataaatatatttattaatgattatgttaaattattaataacaattatcatagctattttacatatatacctGTCTCGAATGAACTTCAACATTTAGTCTtgctgataataaataaagtgattCAGTTTCaacattgtaaataataataaaaattaaaaagcaacaaaaaaacatttctctatcaaaataaaaataaattattatatttaaataacaatgtaataatttattatcaaaatttttaattcaacaaattttttcaagaagaaaaaaaataatgtaaatattatttgttcacaaatcatcaaattattcGTTTAAATTtgtgcaaatatttttaaaaaattaacaaattagataaaaataattgaaaacaatataaaataattgttgaaataattattattaaataataaaatataaattaatttaagaaataaCTCACTATTtcttttctataaaattttaacaatttttaaattaattaaaaatattccagTAGTCATAAGTACAGCAGATAGAGTTGCTCTTGgtataaaaccaaaatattGTCTTAAAAAACTCAAAGCAAGTATAGTATCATTTCACCAGAAAAGATACCAGCAATTGGTATTTGAATGCCACTTGGTACTTGACACATCACTTCTAGTAAATGCACCAACATGTGGCTCAATATACTTAGTTGGAAAAAATTTGGTAATTACTTCATTTATTGCCTGCTGGATAGATTAGAGTTTGGTCAAGTTTagtcaattaaaattagagTTTAGTAAACAATAGTTAATTTGGTAATTGCTAATTAAAAGTGACCATATAGTTAGCTGGCAgtattatggaaaaattaaaattatggtTCTATTCGATAGGAAATCACTCAATTAAGTTTAGTCAATCAATATTGGAGTTtagtaaattgtttaaataattttaattaattattttcgatgagtaattacaaaattaattatcaacatgCGCAATAAGTTTTAgcgcaatttatttttgttattctcACGGCCTTCTGGCGTCGTGACTGTAGCCACCTGCCTTTACCTGTCAATCTGTcataacaacaaataacaacaataaatataaacaacataTTAAGTGCAAGTAAACAATCCactaaattgaaatttatttataatgatttgttaataataataataataataattttattttagactGCGAaatgatcattattattagtagTAGTATTTATGGTctcaaattgtaaataaaaaatttttgaatgttataaataataacaaacaaataaactgTGCTGATATTTATTGTCACTATTGTCACCTTTCAAAAGTGTATCATCAAactacattaaataaatttactaattaTACCTATACtcttatttgttgacaaaTCAATCACTAAAAATGTCACGAAGAACCAGCCAACCACTGAAAGTAAGCTATTGTTATTGTTCATTTTGaccattaattaatattatttaaacactgaataaatatatttttagaaaactATTATCTTTGTTGCTGATGTTGAAATTAAACAAGACGATCCATGGATAAGTTTTTATTGATGCTGTTAAAGAGGCTATgacattatttatacaaaaaaaggtttgttgttttctatttttttctttcaattaataacaacacattagacaattgttattataatatttttcataataaataaaattgtaacaaCAAATGGTTATTTtgtgttgatatatatttttagattttcttAAGACCCAATGATAGAGTTGGCATCATTGTAATGGGTTCTGATGCAGCccagaataattttaatcacaTTGAAGAGTTTCAGCCAGTTCAAACAGTATCACttgatacaataaaaaatataaataaattaaaacccaAAAATTGTCACAACAATAATTGGATTAAGACACTTCATACTGCTGTTGAAGTTACAAAGAGTTATCAGGTaaatatcaaacaataattatacaaatacagaaaaaaataaagtttataatattgtggtaatattttttaggtCATTGAGAACAACATTGATCATGCTGAATGATTATTCATCTTCTGATGAATTAAATGCAACTGATatgcataaaattttaaacagtATTCTCAAGGAAACACGCTTCATTTACTTTGCATGTAaggaatattattaaatttgtttattcaagctgcatataataacaattgatattttattttccaagtgGAACAAAATCTTTGACAACAATTGACACTACTGAGCTGAACAAGAGTGAACAAATGATTCTGAATTTAGTTAATCAAGTAattgaccaaaaaaaattttaataaattataaatattcaaataatcatAATGTTTTGTTATCAACAAGTTGCTGGTGGATATATGACATTCAATCAAACTTTACCTTCTGTTAGAATATATGGagttaaagataaaaaagcaATGGCTTGGAAATGTGATCTCGAAATACGTgatatcaagataaaaataaatgcatatattttggtaacaaaaaaaagtaatttattaatttattttgtttactaaaatttaatttattgtaggCAAAAGAAAAACTATCAAATCCACCatggaaaaaagttgaagtTGATTCTGATCTTGACCAAgatacaattgtttttaaaaaagatgtaCTTGATGAGGGCTATCTGTATGGTCAGGAATTTCATTCCAATAACAGGTTAACtcttattaaaataaataaataaatataacaaaaacaatataataaattgatgatgatttttagttttaataacATGAGGaacataattcaaaaattgaaacagAAAAATGATCTATTCTTTATGGTTTTACTAAACGAGATTTAGTTAAACTTGATTACAGATGTGGACTACAGACTCATATAATTTTGCCAAGTCAGGTAATTAACATGAcaattgtcaatttaataataattcatggaaataatataatgtttttatattattagatGATGAAGtgttaaaacaatatattcaactgtgaaaatgcttgaacaaagtgATCAGCATTACCAATTAAggaattttcatcaaatttacatccaaggttgttaaatttttacaatgatcaCCAACAAATGACATGATACTTGAATTGTACTGAGTCCAATTGATAATTCACATTTGTTtactgttattttaatttttgcattaACATCAGgtgaattataataatcaataattgtaaattaacttttaaaaataaatacagcaGTTGTTATTCCAAGttgacatataaaaaaaacaaacttcaattctccacaatttaaataaataatatatcataatGCAGTCTGAAATAAaatgatcattattattattattattattaaaaaaacataaataataaatttattatataaattttatatcaatagattgtttatttattattgttatttgttgtaaTGACAGAtgcaattaaaatacatacattCAACAttgagtataattttttttttttttttaattttttatttgaacttcTTGAGATATTTATTGacgagaaaaatttatttattactattaaaaatttcgtaattatgatttacaaaaaaaaaaaaaaagaaatagctatatataattttactcgtaagagttaaagaaaaaaaaaacaaattaattttattttttaacttttggaATTTTACGATTTCTATTACGATTTTTAACATTAGTGACTTCATAAAAGTCACTACCGATTTTAGTTCTTTTTGCAGCACGTTCAATTgctcttttttgtttactcgTAAGAATTCTTTTGCTAGAAACATTGAATGAACCACtgcttgttttaatttttggtttatcatcatcatcatcgtcgtcgtCATCACTGGAATCCTTGACTACTACTGGAAGTTCATCATATGCGCTTTGCATCAGGTTATCATTTTTACAATCATCAAATTCCATATCACTGTCATTGctgttatcatcatcatcatcatcattatcatcattatcatgatCACCATttgtttcaacaatttttatttctttttgttcttctttttcttcttctactTCTTGATCATTATCAACGTCATCATCGtcaccatcaacatcatcatcatcatttacaAGCTCATCATCTCCATCAATTGGCTCTAAATCTTTGACATCATCACCAGTATATCCAAGTGTTActctaatttttctaaaatcttGGAATATACCAACAACATCATTTCTTTCATCTCCTTCACCAGCATCATCAATGTTATTATCAGTCATTTGTGATTCAGCATCATTTGTTGTATCTTTATCAACAGTTTCTACAGaagaaacaatattttttgctgaCAATGGCTCAGCATAACCTTCTGGTGCAACAAAGAATGGTAGCTTACCTCTTTGCCAATCATTTAATACCATTTTAGCAACAGCTGTTATATCAGGTTcacctttttttaataatcttcCACTTCTTTTAGCTAATTTTTCTAAGAAATCAATATAATCATTccaatcatcaattttatatgtttttttaatatattcaggTTTAACTCTTTTTAAAACTTCCTCAACATAATCTTCTGGATTTTGTACCAATTCAACTCTAACAACACcttttaatactttttcagTATCAGTTTCAGCACTTGGATAAACAACACCAGgacaatcaattaaaaatattcttttcatAAGTGTTATATATTGCCATACTTTTGTTTCACCAGCAATTGGTGCAACTTTACATACTTTTTTAGAtcttaatgtatttattattgaacttTTACCAGTATTTGGATAGCCAATAAAACCAAcacttatttgttttttatctgaATGTAATTTACCAAATTGACGAAgtaaattaatcaatgaacCTTTACCAAATGGATGTGTTAATGATGCATGAAATGCAACAGTTGgatgttctttatttaatattgataccCATCTTTGGGTGACCCATGTTGGTACTAAATCaactttatttaatacaaatattaaatttttatgttttttttcattagttaGATATTTTTCAACTGGTGGTGAACGTGTACCAAGTGGATCACGTGCATctaatatttgtaatataaCATCTGATGAATCAATAACTTTATAAAGTTCATTCCATATTCTTCTACTTTGTCCAGCAGCCATAACCCAATCTCTTGGTGCATTTTTAACACCATCATCAGGTCTAACTAAATCAAGATCTTTTGTATCTTTaactttatcataattttcagCTCTTTCATCAACAACTTTAGCTAATTCATCATAATTTGTGACATTTAAATTTGGACGTTTACGTTGTTTTTTAGGACC harbors:
- the LOC122849032 gene encoding nucleolar GTP-binding protein 2, coding for MPKTSAIAKRPRKEGFNRSGHSMNPERPTEGLKGVAKVRTKGTIKRLQMYRCQKPKRNREGKILTPAPFQSWNKSGTMSRVEPSRAWFSNSRVISQNSLQKFQNELGAVMKNPYQVVMKPTQLPITLLEQKAVQQRVHILETESFDSVFGPKKQRKRPNLNVTNYDELAKVVDERAENYDKVKDTKDLDLVRPDDGVKNAPRDWVMAAGQSRRIWNELYKVIDSSDVILQILDARDPLGTRSPPVEKYLTNEKKHKNLIFVLNKVDLVPTWVTQRWVSILNKEHPTVAFHASLTHPFGKGSLINLLRQFGKLHSDKKQISVGFIGYPNTGKSSIINTLRSKKVCKVAPIAGETKVWQYITLMKRIFLIDCPGVVYPSAETDTEKVLKGVVRVELVQNPEDYVEEVLKRVKPEYIKKTYKIDDWNDYIDFLEKLAKRSGRLLKKGEPDITAVAKMVLNDWQRGKLPFFVAPEGYAEPLSAKNIVSSVETVDKDTTNDAESQMTDNNIDDAGEGDERNDVVGIFQDFRKIRVTLGYTGDDVKDLEPIDGDDELVNDDDDVDGDDDDVDNDQEVEEEKEEQKEIKIVETNGDHDNDDNDDDDDDNSNDSDMEFDDCKNDNLMQSAYDELPVVVKDSSDDDDDDDDDKPKIKTSSGSFNVSSKRILTSKQKRAIERAAKRTKIGSDFYEVTNVKNRNRNRKIPKVKK